Within the Enterococcus hirae ATCC 9790 genome, the region TAGACTTCGACCGCTTTTTCTTTCGAATAGCCCTGACTTACTGCCCCGCTGACAAAGTGTTCCCGCTCTTTGTCAATCACTTCTTTTTTCTTTTTACTGATTGCTCGACGCAAAATATCCGATTGGCCCAAAGAAAAACCAGCCATCTTTGCAGCGATTTGCATAATCTGTTCCTGATACACGATGACACCATATGTGTTTTTTAAAATAGGCATTAAGGAGTCATCAGGATAATGGATCGTTTCTTTTCCTTTTTTGCGGGAAATAAACGTATCGATATTTTGCATTGGTCCTGGACGATATAACGCATTGACTGCCGCAATATCTTCAATTGTTTCTGGTCCTAATCGGCGTAAAACATTGCGAATACCTGCAGATTCAAATTGGAAAACCCCTGTAGTATCTCCTTGTTGAAAGAGAAAAAGTGTCTTAGGATCATTTAAAGGAATTTGTTTCAATCGAATTTCTTTCTTTTCTACTTTTTTAATAGCTTTCAATGCGTAATCAATGATCGAAAGATTTCGCAATCCTAAAAAATCCATTTTGAGTAGTCCGATCGCTTCCACGTCATTCATCGTATATTGAGTTAAAAATGCTTCATCTGATCCTTTTTGTAATGGAACCAGATCTAATAGATTCTTATCACTGATCACAACACCCGCTGCGTGAGTCGAGACATGTCGAGGCAATCCTTCTAAAATCGAAGCTGTTTTAAATAGTAATTGATTTTTTTCACTTAACTGAACTAACTCCACTAAGGGTTTCGATGTCCGATATGCTTCGGGTAAGGTAATTTTCAACTGATTAGGGATCGCCTTTGACCATCGATTGGCTTCGCTTTGTGATAAACCAAAGACACGAGCCACGTCCCTTAACACCATCTTAGCCGCCATCGTCCCAAACGTTGCAATTTGCGCCATATGGTATTGTCCATATTTTGCTCTGACATAATTCAAGACTTCTTCTCTACGATTATCAGGGATATCCAAATCGATATCTGGCATCGTATAACGTTCTGGGTTTAAGAAACGCTCAAAAAGCAAATCATATTGCAAAGGATCGACATCGGTGATCTCCAAGATATATGCAACTAATGAACCAGCCGCTGATCCTCGTCCAGCGCCAGTCACGATTTTTTCTCGATGAGCAAACGCCATGACGTCCCACACGATCAAGAAATAATCATCAAAGCCCATTTGATGGATAATCGACAACTCATATGCTAGACGCTCTTGATATTCAGGAGTGATTTCTTCGACTCGCTCTACTAATTTTGCGTGGCACAATTCATCAAGGTACTGACCAGCACTTTTCTGATCTGGTACTGGGTAATGAGGCAGCAGCTTTTGATGAAATTGAAATTCAAAGGAAACCGATTGAACTAAACGTTGCGCACCCTCTAGCGCATCAACCAACTGTGCTTCATTAAACCGTTGGATCATTTCATTTTCAGCAAGTAAAAAACCTGTTTTAGTTTCTATCTTTTGTTGGTTGATTGCTTCCATAGAAAGTTGGCTCCCAGCTCGAAGATGTTTCATCGTCTCAAGCGCAAACAGTTCTTCTTGTCTTAAGCTGGCAATAGGTTGTAATGCACATAAGGAATAATTGTTTTCTGCTAGGAACGTTACCCAACCACTTGGTAGTTCTGAGAAACTTTCAGTGATTCCAACATAAAAATCTTGTCGACCTACTTTTTCTTTGAGTGCTTGCCAATGGGCAGTAAAGGTCTCCGTTTGATTAAATTCAGCTACCACAGAATGTTGGGGAGGAACGACGAAAATCAAATGATCTGATTCCGTAAATTCTGATAATGCGAGACTTTCTTGAATCATTTTTTTACTCGACAGCTTCATCAACTGCTGGTAGCCAACGCCATCTTTCGCATATACCAATAAATCAAAAGCTTGGGACTCATAAGTATAAGTAAGGAGCATGCCGACAATTGGCTTTATTCCTTCTTTGATACATGTTTGATAAAACTCAGGTATCCCATACAGTACATCTTGATCAGTTATTCCTAGGACTGTATAACCTAGTGCTCTTGCCTTTTGGACATAATCTTGGATCCTGATCGTGCTTTGCAACAGCGAATAGGAGGTTTTTGTATATAATTGTGGGAAAAACATGGTCATTCCACCTTTTGTATAGTTAGACAATTAATCAATGCGTTCATTTATCTACTATGAATATAGGATAGACGACAACGCATTTGTAATCATTCTCTTTGATTTGCATTTTTATTATTTTATCACATGGACTGGTTAAATCATAAAACTTGTTTTTTTACAACTAGCTTTCTTTACATTCAGCAAAATTCTGGTAAACTAAGCTTAGAAAAGAGGTGTTCTTTATGCGATATATCGTCACATTATTTTGGTCATTTGTCTTAGGTCAAGTCGTAGGTTACATTGGTGGGGCTCTTACAAGCGGTGGCTATGATTTTACTTTAACAACGATTATTTCATTGGTTGCAGGCGTTGTTGTCATTTTACTTGGTGCATTGGCAACTCCTAGAAAAGAAGCCTCATCACATTCATAAAAGCCAAATGAGGGTGGGACGCAGTCTCATCCTTTTTATGTATTTTGATAAAATCATTTCGCTTTCCATTAACTTTTTGGAGTGGAAAAGTTAAGCCTGGGACAAAAGGTCGTCCCGGGCTCTTTATCATGCACAAAAATGAATAATTGTTGTTCCTTGAAATAAGCCTGAATTTCTCAAAACATGAGCGGTTATTTCAACAAATTCTTCCCTAGTGTCATCGGAGTTGCGAGGTTTTAACGAAAGCGACACACGATCTTTTCATCATCTGATCAGAAGCGTTGTCGAAGAACTTTTCTGAAGTTAAATAAAGATAATAAGATATTAGATAAAACAAAGAGACTTGTAGCAATGAACACTGCGCGATAGTTAAAGGCATGCGCAACCGTCGAGCCCACCATCGGTCCAAAGACTTGTCCAAAATTACTACACATTTGATTGTAACTATAGATTCGACTCACTCCTTCTGGCGGCGTGATCTTACTGATGAGTGTATTGATGGATGGCATTAACGCTCCCGTTGAAAAACCAAGAATAAACCGTAAGATCCCCAACTGTAAAGGGGTCGCTACAATAGCCATGGGTAAGTAGCAACAAAAAGATAAGGTTAGCCCTGCAAGCAGTACTTTTTGGTTCCCTATTTTATCCCCTAATTTCCCTAGTTTAGGAGAGGAAAAAACTGCAGACACACCTGAAATCGAAACGATTAACCCACTAACAAATAAAATATTTCCTGAATTCCCGCTTAGCTCACGAATATATAGGGTCAAAATAGGACTGATAGTTGTGATACCAATTTGAAGAATCAAAGTGGTCACAAATAATCCGATTAGAATGGATAAATGATCCATTTTGGCAAAGATTTCTTTTGTACTGATCATATCATTTTTTTCTACTGGTTGAAAATCTTCTTTTACCAAGAAAATGGTTAAAAGTGTTGTCACAAGTAATAATACCCCAGTAATCAAGAAAACATTCTCCATACCAAACCACTGCGCCAACGCACCTCCCATTGATGGTCCGATCAAACTGCCGGCAATTGCTCCAGTCGATAAAGTTCCTAATGCCCAACCACTTTTTTCTTTTGGCGCTTGTGAAGCAATCATCGCAGTCGCGTTAGGAATATAACCTGATAAAATGCCATTTAAAAAACGCATGACCAGTAACCAATACGCATTGGGAACAAAGGCCAACGATCCCATCGTTACCGTCATCCCTGCGGCAGCTCGGATCATCATGAGCTTTCGTCCTTTACGATCTGCCAAATTCCCCCATATTGGCGCTACGATAGCTGAAGCAAAGGCAGTAACAGATATCGCTAGACCGGAAAACAACTCAACTTGATCACTTGGTGTACCCAATTGTTCTACATATACAGGAATAAATGGCATAACTAAACTAAAACTAGCCCCTGTAAAAAAGCAGCCGATCCAAGCCACGAATAAATTTTTCTTCCATTGTATCTTCATTGATCATCCTCATTTCTTTATGTTTCTTTGCAAAAAATTTCTTTTTGAAACAGCATAAATTATGTATTGTTACTATATAGACGAAAGGTTTTGTTCCGAGCAGTACTATCTTCTACTTATTTACTATCTTAACAGTGAAAATCTTATGTTACAAAAAAACACTCTTAACAACTATATAAAATCGTTAAGAGTGCAAATACTACTTTTTTCGAATCATTCAAATGGTGATGGCAAAAAGCGTTTTTTCTTATTAAATTTGTGCTACTTTTTATTGTAAACTTACTCATGTTACTGTTTCCTGACTTTTCAGCTGGTTCTTTAAGAAAATAGTTCAGCTACCAGTTAGGCTGGTTTACATCGTTGCTAAAATAATAAAGTTAAGGATAAACAAGACCACAACGATCCATAATGGGATTGAAATTTCTTTGAATTTCCCTTTGATTACTTTGACGATCGTGTAAAAAATGAAGCCGACAGCAATCCCATAAGAGATGCTATAGCATAATCCCATAAAGATTGAAGCAAAGAATGCTGGTAGTGCTTCTTCCAGGTCAAGCCAATTGATATCTGTGAATGAAGCCATCATCATCACACCAACTAAAATCAATGCAGGTGCAGTTGCTTGAGTTGGAACGATAGAAATCAATGGTGAAAAGAAACTACTTAATGCAAATAAGACTGCAACCACTACTGAGGTCAAACCTGTTCGTCCACCAGCACCGATACCTGCAGCAGATTCTACATAAGTCGTCGTATTTGATGTCCCAAAGATTGCTCCTACAGATGTCGCAATGGCATCGGCAAAGAGCGCTTTATCCATTTTTGTCTTGAAACCTTTGCCATCTTCTAATGCTTCTTCATCTTCTTTTGAGAAGATCCCCGTACGGCGACCTGTTCCAATGAACGTCCCAATCGTATCAAATGTATCCGATAAACTAAACGCAATGATTGTCATGATTACTTGTGGAATCTTTGAAGAATCACTAAATAATGATTGCATCCCCTCTGGTCCAAAAGCAGCACCAAAAGTCGTGCCTAATTCTTTGAATGAACTTCCTAATGAATTGGCTTGCCAATCAATCGTACTTAAATCAACAACCCCCATCATAATCCCTAAGATAGTGGTTGCCACGATCCCGATCAACATCGCACCACGAACATTTTTTACC harbors:
- a CDS encoding multidrug efflux MFS transporter, with product MKIQWKKNLFVAWIGCFFTGASFSLVMPFIPVYVEQLGTPSDQVELFSGLAISVTAFASAIVAPIWGNLADRKGRKLMMIRAAAGMTVTMGSLAFVPNAYWLLVMRFLNGILSGYIPNATAMIASQAPKEKSGWALGTLSTGAIAGSLIGPSMGGALAQWFGMENVFLITGVLLLVTTLLTIFLVKEDFQPVEKNDMISTKEIFAKMDHLSILIGLFVTTLILQIGITTISPILTLYIRELSGNSGNILFVSGLIVSISGVSAVFSSPKLGKLGDKIGNQKVLLAGLTLSFCCYLPMAIVATPLQLGILRFILGFSTGALMPSINTLISKITPPEGVSRIYSYNQMCSNFGQVFGPMVGSTVAHAFNYRAVFIATSLFVLSNILLSLFNFRKVLRQRF
- a CDS encoding NCS2 family permease; its protein translation is MEKFFQLKKNKTNVPTEIMAGVTTFFAMSYILFVNPTILSASGMPFQAVFLATIIASIIGTLVMGLFANVPYAQAPGMGLNAFFTFTVVFGLGYSWQQALAMVFICGMVNIFITVTKIRKLIIHSIPESLQHAIGGGIGIFVAYVGIKNAGFLSFSADQSAITSSVVDGGKATNVTINGGIVPALANFNNAPILLAVIGLILTAILVVKNVRGAMLIGIVATTILGIMMGVVDLSTIDWQANSLGSSFKELGTTFGAAFGPEGMQSLFSDSSKIPQVIMTIIAFSLSDTFDTIGTFIGTGRRTGIFSKEDEEALEDGKGFKTKMDKALFADAIATSVGAIFGTSNTTTYVESAAGIGAGGRTGLTSVVVAVLFALSSFFSPLISIVPTQATAPALILVGVMMMASFTDINWLDLEEALPAFFASIFMGLCYSISYGIAVGFIFYTIVKVIKGKFKEISIPLWIVVVLFILNFIILATM
- the dnaE gene encoding DNA polymerase III subunit alpha, with the protein product MFFPQLYTKTSYSLLQSTIRIQDYVQKARALGYTVLGITDQDVLYGIPEFYQTCIKEGIKPIVGMLLTYTYESQAFDLLVYAKDGVGYQQLMKLSSKKMIQESLALSEFTESDHLIFVVPPQHSVVAEFNQTETFTAHWQALKEKVGRQDFYVGITESFSELPSGWVTFLAENNYSLCALQPIASLRQEELFALETMKHLRAGSQLSMEAINQQKIETKTGFLLAENEMIQRFNEAQLVDALEGAQRLVQSVSFEFQFHQKLLPHYPVPDQKSAGQYLDELCHAKLVERVEEITPEYQERLAYELSIIHQMGFDDYFLIVWDVMAFAHREKIVTGAGRGSAAGSLVAYILEITDVDPLQYDLLFERFLNPERYTMPDIDLDIPDNRREEVLNYVRAKYGQYHMAQIATFGTMAAKMVLRDVARVFGLSQSEANRWSKAIPNQLKITLPEAYRTSKPLVELVQLSEKNQLLFKTASILEGLPRHVSTHAAGVVISDKNLLDLVPLQKGSDEAFLTQYTMNDVEAIGLLKMDFLGLRNLSIIDYALKAIKKVEKKEIRLKQIPLNDPKTLFLFQQGDTTGVFQFESAGIRNVLRRLGPETIEDIAAVNALYRPGPMQNIDTFISRKKGKETIHYPDDSLMPILKNTYGVIVYQEQIMQIAAKMAGFSLGQSDILRRAISKKKKEVIDKEREHFVSGAVSQGYSKEKAVEVYDYIERFANYGFNRSHAFAYSFVGFQMAYLKAHHPGAFFVSLLNSVRHNTTKLKEYIAEARKKKLKLAAPSINQSYYGFELINPEEIRFGLTAIKGVRKDFIEDILKDRKENGAYQSVDQFLIRLDKRWLKLELIQSLVAVGVFDELAPNRKQLMLDLEGKIQNIIYSGGSLDLLGIMALKEEEVADYSLEEKLQLEEEYLGVYLSGHPTEGYERLKLAKKIRLITEVIPKQTVSVLVMIKNIREIRTKKGELMAFVEGTDISGEITITVFPKSYRQFRSLFELNKVIFVQGRTETSKYNQELQLIGENFADPVELEEQYQDQTCYLRIKEEFDDPQTMKQLQTIFQKHSGYIPVVMYHEKNQRKVVLAEAYWVDGSKSLKSQLAYLLQPENVVFK
- a CDS encoding YjzD family protein — translated: MRYIVTLFWSFVLGQVVGYIGGALTSGGYDFTLTTIISLVAGVVVILLGALATPRKEASSHS